From the Motacilla alba alba isolate MOTALB_02 chromosome Z, Motacilla_alba_V1.0_pri, whole genome shotgun sequence genome, one window contains:
- the PTAR1 gene encoding protein prenyltransferase alpha subunit repeat-containing protein 1 isoform X2 — MAESPEEVAVLVQRVVKDIRNAFQRNPHIDEIGLIPCPEARYNRSPIVLVENKLGVESWCVKFLLPYVHNKLLLYRQRKQWLNKDELIDITCTLLLLNPDFTTAWNVRKELILSGTLNPLKDLHLGKLALTKFPKSPETWIHRRWVLQQLIQESSLPSLATKGSLGATPVERIHRLVQEEMNVCSEAAGRYPSNYNAWSHRIWVLQHLAKLTVKVLLDELSSTKYWVSMHVSDHSGFHYRQFLLNSLIHRTVTDKNIPVQKQVVNEQNPSLQKEKESAGTEAACAEEQSVDLPGRLDEEMELCSELIDNYPGHETLWCHRCVFYLQQNLSNKLPLVSTAVSSVDSSDESLNNSHHSPATSHMAQAMDVDGLNESSSKQGYTQETKRLKRAPVQDSLGPEMEYRFVDKVLSTCRDVDQARFATAYRKWLVTFLGQ, encoded by the exons ATGGCCGAGTCGCCGGAGGAGGTGGCCGTGCTGGTGCAGCGGGTCGTGAAGGACATCCGCAACGCCTTCCAGCGGAACCCACACAT AGATGAAATTGGATTAATACCCTGCCCTGAAGCCAGATATAACCGGAGCCCTATTGTCCTGGTAGAAAACAAGCTTGGTGTGGAGAGCTGGTGTGTGAAGTTTCTTTTGCCATATGTCCACAATAAACTTCTCCTCtacagacagagaaaacaatGGCTGAACAAGGATG AGCTGATAGATATCACGTGTACCCTGCTACTGCTGAACCCCGACTTTACCACTGCTTGGAATGTGAG GAAAGAATTAATACTGTCTGGCACTTTAAATCCACTTAAAGATTTGCATCTTGGAAAACTGGCGTTAACCAAGTTTCCAAAGAGTCCAGAAACATGGATTCATAG ACGATGGGTGCTGCAACAGCTAATTCAGGAAAGCTCCTTGCCCAGTCTTGCAACTAAAGGAAGCTTGGGAGCAACACCTGTGGAGAGGATTCACCGACTAGTGCAGGAAGAAATGAATGTCTGCTCTGAAGCTGCTGGGAGATATCCAAGCAACTACAATGCCTGGTCCCATCGCATCTGGGTTTTACAACATTTGGCAAAGCTCACTGTCAAG GTTCTCCTCGATGAACTTTCATCCACTAAATATTGGGTATCCATGCATGTCTCAGACCATAGTGGATTTCACTACCGCCAGTTCTTGCTCAATTCCTTGATACACAGAACGGTGACTGACAAAAACATACCGGTACAAAAGCAAGTGGTAAATGAACAAAACCCTAGCCttcagaaggagaaagagagtGCAGGGACAGAAGCTGCCTGTGCAGAGGAGCAAAGCGTGGATCTCCCTGGCCGTTTAGACGAAGAGATGGAACTCTGCAGTGAACTGATTGATAATTACCCAGGGCATGAAACCTTGTGGTGTCATAG GTGTGTATTCTACCTTCAGCAGAATTTAAGCAACAAACTTCCTCTCGTGAGTACAGCAGTATCATCTGTGGACAGCAGTGATGAAAGCCTGAATAATTCCCACCACAGTCCTGCAACAAGTCACATGGCACAAGCTATGGATGTTGATGGTTTGAATGAATCCAGCAGCAAACAAGGTTATACCCAAGAAACAAAACGCCTGAAGCGTGCTCCTGTGCAGGACTCTCTTGGTCCAGAAATGGAATACCGGTTTGTTGATAAAGTATTATCAACTTGTAGGGATGTGGACCAAGCCAGGTTTGCTACTGCTTATAGAAAATGGTTAGTTACTTTTTTAGGTCAGTGA
- the PTAR1 gene encoding protein prenyltransferase alpha subunit repeat-containing protein 1 isoform X1: MAESPEEVAVLVQRVVKDIRNAFQRNPHIDEIGLIPCPEARYNRSPIVLVENKLGVESWCVKFLLPYVHNKLLLYRQRKQWLNKDELIDITCTLLLLNPDFTTAWNVRKELILSGTLNPLKDLHLGKLALTKFPKSPETWIHRRWVLQQLIQESSLPSLATKGSLGATPVERIHRLVQEEMNVCSEAAGRYPSNYNAWSHRIWVLQHLAKLTVKVLLDELSSTKYWVSMHVSDHSGFHYRQFLLNSLIHRTVTDKNIPVQKQVVNEQNPSLQKEKESAGTEAACAEEQSVDLPGRLDEEMELCSELIDNYPGHETLWCHRRCVFYLQQNLSNKLPLVSTAVSSVDSSDESLNNSHHSPATSHMAQAMDVDGLNESSSKQGYTQETKRLKRAPVQDSLGPEMEYRFVDKVLSTCRDVDQARFATAYRKWLVTFLGQ; encoded by the exons ATGGCCGAGTCGCCGGAGGAGGTGGCCGTGCTGGTGCAGCGGGTCGTGAAGGACATCCGCAACGCCTTCCAGCGGAACCCACACAT AGATGAAATTGGATTAATACCCTGCCCTGAAGCCAGATATAACCGGAGCCCTATTGTCCTGGTAGAAAACAAGCTTGGTGTGGAGAGCTGGTGTGTGAAGTTTCTTTTGCCATATGTCCACAATAAACTTCTCCTCtacagacagagaaaacaatGGCTGAACAAGGATG AGCTGATAGATATCACGTGTACCCTGCTACTGCTGAACCCCGACTTTACCACTGCTTGGAATGTGAG GAAAGAATTAATACTGTCTGGCACTTTAAATCCACTTAAAGATTTGCATCTTGGAAAACTGGCGTTAACCAAGTTTCCAAAGAGTCCAGAAACATGGATTCATAG ACGATGGGTGCTGCAACAGCTAATTCAGGAAAGCTCCTTGCCCAGTCTTGCAACTAAAGGAAGCTTGGGAGCAACACCTGTGGAGAGGATTCACCGACTAGTGCAGGAAGAAATGAATGTCTGCTCTGAAGCTGCTGGGAGATATCCAAGCAACTACAATGCCTGGTCCCATCGCATCTGGGTTTTACAACATTTGGCAAAGCTCACTGTCAAG GTTCTCCTCGATGAACTTTCATCCACTAAATATTGGGTATCCATGCATGTCTCAGACCATAGTGGATTTCACTACCGCCAGTTCTTGCTCAATTCCTTGATACACAGAACGGTGACTGACAAAAACATACCGGTACAAAAGCAAGTGGTAAATGAACAAAACCCTAGCCttcagaaggagaaagagagtGCAGGGACAGAAGCTGCCTGTGCAGAGGAGCAAAGCGTGGATCTCCCTGGCCGTTTAGACGAAGAGATGGAACTCTGCAGTGAACTGATTGATAATTACCCAGGGCATGAAACCTTGTGGTGTCATAG aagGTGTGTATTCTACCTTCAGCAGAATTTAAGCAACAAACTTCCTCTCGTGAGTACAGCAGTATCATCTGTGGACAGCAGTGATGAAAGCCTGAATAATTCCCACCACAGTCCTGCAACAAGTCACATGGCACAAGCTATGGATGTTGATGGTTTGAATGAATCCAGCAGCAAACAAGGTTATACCCAAGAAACAAAACGCCTGAAGCGTGCTCCTGTGCAGGACTCTCTTGGTCCAGAAATGGAATACCGGTTTGTTGATAAAGTATTATCAACTTGTAGGGATGTGGACCAAGCCAGGTTTGCTACTGCTTATAGAAAATGGTTAGTTACTTTTTTAGGTCAGTGA